A stretch of Lactuca sativa cultivar Salinas chromosome 6, Lsat_Salinas_v11, whole genome shotgun sequence DNA encodes these proteins:
- the LOC111894108 gene encoding transcription initiation factor TFIID subunit 8, producing the protein MSNGGGVDDNEFDEKKNRVAADEFGRAVAKVAVAQICERVGFHSVNDSALASLADIAIRYVKDLGKTSKFYANVANRTECNVFDVIQSLEDLSSSVGFPGGSETCTNLIRSSSSMKEIMEYVEAIEEDELPFAQPIPTFPIVRDRKLTPSFLQMGETPEFKHVPDWLPAFPDPHTYIHSAVWNERTSDPRSDKVELARQRRKAENSLLTLQKRLLSKSPPTSSSSEVANGSSKKIRFGFGEKPVVLSDKHVNDVNLENHVSILEAFAPVIEALNSRVSESGENGETERDVLDKRPAVRLNFSNGRKLIGDSLDLRLWNRGTGRISSWFGRDDVMDEKKRRAEYILRQSMENRLDLAQL; encoded by the coding sequence ATGAGCAATGGAGGTGGAGTAGACGACAACGAGTTCGATGAAAAGAAAAATCGAGTAGCCGCTGATGAATTCGGTAGAGCTGTCGCAAAAGTAGCAGTAGCTCAGATATGCGAGCGTGTTGGTTTCCACAGTGTTAACGATTCTGCTCTAGCGTCTCTCGCCGATATTGCTATCAGGTACGTGAAAGATTTagggaaaacctcaaagttttacGCTAATGTAGCCAATAGAACAGAGTGCAATGTGTTCGACGTAATTCAAAGCTTGGAGGATTTGAGTTCTTCTGTCGGGTTTCCAGGCGGGTCAGAAACCTGTACAAATTTGATCCGTTCTAGTTCTTCCATGAAGGAGATCATGGAGTACGTTGAAGCCATTGAAGAAGACGAACTTCCTTTTGCTCAACCTATTCCCACTTTTCCGATTGTTAGAGATAGAAAATTAACCCCAAGTTTTCTCCAAATGGGTGAAACACCAGAGTTCAAACACGTACCTGATTGGCTACCTGCATTTCCAGATCCCCATACTTACATTCACTCTGCTGTATGGAACGAGAGGACTTCAGATCCAAGATCAGATAAAGTTGAGCTCGCTAGACAAAGAAGAAAAGCCGAAAACTCATTGTTGACTTTACAAAAACGATTGTTGTCTAAATCACCTCCAACATCATCTTCTTCTGAGGTCGCAAATGGCAGTAGCAAGAAGATCCGATTTGGATTTGGTGAGAAGCCAGTTGTTTTGTCAGATAAACACGTGAATGATGTGAATTTGGAGAATCATGTGTCTATATTGGAGGCGTTTGCACCTGTTATTGAAGCTTTGAATAGTAGGGTTTCTGAATCTGGTGAGAATGGTGAAACTGAAAGAGATGTTCTTGATAAGAGACCTGCTGTTCGATTGAATTTTAGTAATGGAAGGAAACTGATTGGTGATTCCTTGGATTTGAGGTTATGGAATAGGGGTACTGGAAGGATTTCATCATGGTTTGGGCGTGATGATGTGATGGATGAGAAGAAGAGGAGAGCTGAGTATATTTTGAGACAATCTATGGAGAACAGGTTGGATCTTGCTCAGTTGTAG
- the LOC111894109 gene encoding membrane magnesium transporter — protein sequence MAKSMSFVVGVIAVLMLLHAAYSTIQYRALLKITEDEFSGPPFEVLLELALVLVLSLFAGLTVPGNFRSILPDSDENRVVSLPANMNFMIFNHRGKAFPTETGLKLN from the exons ATGGCAAAGAGTATGAGCTTCGTCGTCGGCGTCATCGCAGTTCTTATGCTCTTACACGCTGCTTACTCTACCATTCAAT ATAGGGCTTTGCTCAAGATCACTGAGGATGAGTTTTCCGGACCTCCATTTGAA GTGCTACTTGAATTGGCATTAGTATTGGTTTTGAGTCTGTTTGCTGGATTAACAGTTCCAGGGAATTTCCGATCTATACTCCCAGATTCAGATGAGAACAG GGTTGTGTCTCTACCCGCAAATATGAACTTTATGATCTTCAATCATCGTGGAAAGGCGTTCCCTACAGAAACTGGGTTAAAGCTCAACTGA